The following coding sequences lie in one Microbacterium sp. XT11 genomic window:
- the treZ gene encoding malto-oligosyltrehalose trehalohydrolase codes for MIEVWAPAARRVRVRLLTASGGIRDERGLRPSTRPGWWCADIDLADGDRYGFLLNDADDLRPDPRSRRQPDGVHGPSAAFDPSAFSWTDAQWTGRQLAGAVIYELHVGTFTPEGTLDALIGRLDHLADLGVTHIELLPVAAFNGTWNWGYDGVLWYAVHETYGGPRAYQRLVDAAHARGLAVVQDVVYNHFGPSGNHLPEFGPYLRDGELTSWGDSVNLDEPAVREYIVENALMWLRDFHVDGLRLDAVHALHDDQPVHILRELAERVDALSAQLDRPLSLIAESDMNDPTLILPREAGGYGLTAQWSDDWHHAVHVALTGETEGYYADFAAADAVAKVSQSGFFHDGTFSSFRGRPHGRPIPDGVPAWRLVTFVQDHDQVGNRAEGDRLSATLSADRLAVAAVLTLTAPGTPMLFMGEEWGASTPWQFFTSHPEPDLGRATAEGRIAEFARMGWDPAVVPDPQDPRTFERSHLRWSERDDPVHARLLALYRDLIALRRAVPALTDPDMSRTRVETMPSPDRPDAAPDARVYRIERGDVAVLVNLSGCDAEFEVGSATGVLLATAEVGVADGRVTVPRDAAAIVRDPGPAPACG; via the coding sequence ATGATCGAGGTGTGGGCGCCGGCCGCCCGTCGCGTGCGCGTGCGTCTGCTCACAGCATCCGGTGGCATCCGCGACGAACGCGGACTCCGGCCCTCGACGCGACCAGGCTGGTGGTGCGCCGACATCGATCTCGCCGACGGCGACCGGTACGGATTCCTGCTGAACGACGCCGACGACCTCCGGCCCGACCCGCGGTCACGGCGGCAGCCGGACGGCGTGCACGGGCCCTCGGCCGCGTTCGACCCCTCGGCGTTCTCGTGGACCGACGCGCAGTGGACGGGACGCCAGCTCGCGGGCGCCGTGATCTACGAGCTGCACGTCGGCACGTTCACGCCGGAGGGAACGCTCGACGCGCTCATCGGGCGGCTCGACCACCTCGCCGACCTCGGTGTCACGCACATCGAGCTGCTTCCCGTCGCCGCGTTCAACGGGACGTGGAACTGGGGGTACGACGGCGTGCTCTGGTACGCGGTGCACGAGACGTACGGCGGCCCTCGTGCCTATCAGCGTCTCGTCGACGCGGCGCATGCCCGCGGACTCGCCGTGGTGCAGGACGTCGTCTACAACCACTTCGGCCCCAGCGGCAACCACCTCCCGGAGTTCGGGCCGTACCTCCGCGACGGAGAGCTCACCAGCTGGGGTGACTCCGTGAACCTCGACGAGCCGGCGGTGCGGGAGTACATCGTCGAGAACGCCCTGATGTGGCTGCGCGACTTCCACGTCGACGGCTTGCGGCTCGACGCCGTGCACGCCCTCCACGACGATCAGCCCGTGCACATCCTGCGCGAGCTGGCGGAGCGGGTCGACGCGCTCTCCGCGCAGCTCGACCGGCCTCTCTCCCTGATCGCCGAGTCGGACATGAACGACCCGACGCTGATCCTCCCCCGTGAGGCCGGCGGCTACGGTCTCACCGCGCAGTGGTCCGACGACTGGCACCACGCCGTCCACGTCGCCCTGACCGGAGAGACGGAGGGCTACTACGCCGACTTCGCGGCGGCGGATGCTGTCGCGAAGGTGTCGCAGAGCGGGTTCTTCCACGACGGCACGTTCTCCTCGTTCCGCGGGCGGCCGCACGGCAGACCGATCCCCGACGGAGTGCCGGCCTGGCGCCTCGTGACGTTCGTGCAGGACCACGATCAGGTCGGAAACAGGGCGGAGGGCGACCGGCTCTCGGCCACGCTGAGTGCCGACCGGCTCGCCGTGGCGGCCGTGCTCACGCTTACGGCGCCCGGCACCCCCATGCTGTTCATGGGGGAGGAGTGGGGAGCGTCGACGCCGTGGCAGTTCTTCACCTCGCACCCCGAGCCCGACCTGGGCAGGGCGACGGCCGAGGGCCGCATCGCCGAGTTCGCGCGCATGGGCTGGGACCCGGCGGTGGTCCCCGACCCGCAGGACCCGCGCACCTTCGAACGCTCGCACCTTCGGTGGTCGGAGCGCGACGATCCCGTGCATGCACGGCTGCTGGCGCTGTACCGCGACCTCATCGCGCTGCGGCGCGCGGTGCCGGCGCTCACCGACCCGGACATGTCACGCACACGGGTCGAGACGATGCCGAGCCCGGACCGGCCGGATGCCGCCCCCGATGCCCGCGTGTACCGCATCGAGCGCGGCGATGTGGCGGTTCTCGTCAACCTCTCGGGCTGCGATGCGGAGTTCGAGGTCGGCTCCGCGACCGGGGTGCTGCTGGCGACGGCGGAGGTGGGGGTCGCTGACGGCCGCGTGACCGTGCCGAGAGATGCCGCGGCGATCGTCCGCGATCCGGGCCCCGCCCCTGCCTGCGGATGA
- a CDS encoding aminotransferase class V-fold PLP-dependent enzyme gives MTDSITPLTEAEVQRLRADFPILRTEVNGHPLAYLDSGATSQRPLAVLDAEREFATTANSAVHRGAHTLAAEATELFEDARATVARFVGADEGEIVWTSNATEAINLVAYALSNASLGRGGAAAERLRLREGDEIVTTEMEHHANLIPWQELAARTGATLRVIPLDDDGALRLDDAEALIGDRTRIVAVTHVSNVLGVVNPVERIVSLAHAHGALVLLDACQSAPHLPLDVKALDVDFAAFSGHKMLGPTGIGVLYGRRELLEAMPPFLTGGSMITTVTTTEAEYLPPPQRFEAGTQRVSQAVALAEAVRYLSAVGMPRIAAHEAEFGRRLVTGLSAIDGVRVLGAGIDLPRVGLASFDVEGIHSHDVGQYLDDLGIAVRVGHHCAQPLHRRLGITSSTRASTYLYTTEAEVDAVIDGVAGAIEFFRRGA, from the coding sequence ATGACCGACTCGATCACCCCGCTGACCGAGGCCGAGGTGCAGCGCCTGCGCGCTGACTTCCCGATCCTGCGGACGGAGGTGAACGGGCATCCGCTCGCGTACCTCGACTCCGGTGCGACGTCGCAGCGCCCGCTCGCCGTCCTCGACGCCGAACGCGAGTTCGCGACCACCGCGAACTCCGCCGTGCACCGGGGAGCGCACACCCTCGCTGCCGAGGCGACGGAGCTCTTCGAGGACGCGCGGGCGACGGTCGCGCGCTTCGTCGGCGCCGACGAGGGCGAGATCGTGTGGACGTCGAACGCCACGGAGGCGATCAACCTCGTGGCCTACGCGCTCTCGAACGCCTCTCTGGGCCGCGGCGGCGCCGCGGCCGAGCGCCTGCGGCTGCGGGAGGGTGACGAGATCGTCACGACGGAGATGGAGCACCACGCCAACCTCATCCCCTGGCAGGAGCTCGCCGCGCGCACCGGCGCAACCCTGCGAGTGATCCCGCTCGACGACGACGGTGCCCTGCGGCTCGACGACGCCGAAGCGCTCATCGGCGACCGCACGCGGATCGTCGCGGTCACGCACGTGTCCAACGTCCTCGGCGTCGTCAACCCGGTGGAGCGGATCGTGTCCCTCGCGCATGCGCACGGAGCCCTCGTGCTCCTCGACGCGTGCCAGTCGGCTCCGCACCTGCCGCTCGACGTGAAGGCGCTCGACGTCGACTTCGCCGCGTTCTCCGGGCACAAGATGCTCGGCCCCACCGGCATCGGCGTGCTGTACGGGCGGCGTGAGCTGCTGGAGGCCATGCCGCCCTTCCTCACCGGCGGCTCGATGATCACGACCGTCACCACGACCGAGGCGGAGTACCTGCCGCCGCCGCAGCGGTTCGAGGCCGGCACGCAGCGTGTGTCGCAGGCGGTGGCGCTCGCCGAGGCCGTGCGGTACCTGTCGGCCGTCGGGATGCCGCGCATCGCGGCGCATGAAGCGGAGTTCGGCCGACGGCTCGTGACTGGGCTGTCTGCGATCGACGGCGTGCGGGTGCTCGGCGCCGGCATCGACCTGCCCCGCGTGGGCCTTGCGAGCTTCGACGTCGAGGGCATCCACTCGCACGACGTCGGCCAGTATCTCGACGACCTCGGCATCGCGGTGCGCGTGGGGCACCACTGCGCGCAGCCCCTGCATCGTCGGCTCGGCATCACCTCATCGACGCGCGCGAGCACCTATCTCTACACCACCGAGGCCGAGGTCGACGCCGTGATCGACGGCGTGGCCGGAGCCATCGAGTTCTTCCGGAGGGGCGCATGA
- the sufU gene encoding Fe-S cluster assembly sulfur transfer protein SufU, which produces MSDLQNMYQELILDHSRTPHGFGLRGEIAAQSHQLNPTCGDEVTLQVHRTDDGRIEAIAWEGHGCAISQASASLLSELAEGLTVAELEQRIAAFREAMRSRGTIEPDPELLGDAAALGGVSRYVARVKCAMLAWVAAEDALAKS; this is translated from the coding sequence ATGAGCGACCTGCAGAACATGTACCAGGAGCTGATCCTCGACCACTCCCGCACCCCGCACGGCTTCGGGTTGCGGGGAGAGATCGCTGCCCAGTCGCACCAGCTGAACCCCACCTGCGGCGACGAGGTCACGCTGCAGGTGCACCGTACCGACGACGGCCGCATCGAGGCGATCGCGTGGGAGGGGCACGGGTGCGCGATCTCGCAGGCATCCGCCTCCCTCCTGTCGGAGCTCGCCGAGGGGCTGACGGTCGCCGAGCTCGAGCAGCGTATCGCCGCCTTCCGTGAGGCCATGCGCTCGCGCGGCACGATCGAGCCCGACCCCGAGCTCCTCGGAGACGCCGCCGCGCTGGGCGGCGTCTCGCGGTACGTCGCGCGGGTGAAGTGCGCGATGCTGGCGTGGGTCGCGGCGGAGGACGCGCTCGCGAAGAGCTGA
- a CDS encoding GntR family transcriptional regulator, with amino-acid sequence MTGVGAAGELESVRVTRILRDDIVLGRRAPGSRLVERDIAAELNVSRLPVREAIRTLVAEGIVVSRPRTWAVVREFTLRDIQDFGEVREAIETLVFVFAAERHDEAGLARLRQAYEKEREAAARGDADTARTSAAEFHSVAVEIAGNEMLTELIGVFLTRLRWLFGQHDDLQGMAEEHRLILEAVEARDHETLRRLVPAHLANGQRAAQRRLSLGIPAG; translated from the coding sequence ATGACGGGGGTGGGGGCTGCCGGGGAGCTCGAATCGGTGCGGGTGACGCGGATCCTGCGGGACGACATCGTGCTCGGTCGTCGTGCACCAGGATCGCGTCTCGTCGAGCGCGATATCGCGGCCGAGCTGAACGTCTCGCGCCTCCCCGTGCGCGAAGCCATCCGCACGCTCGTGGCGGAGGGCATCGTCGTCTCACGCCCGCGCACCTGGGCCGTGGTCCGGGAGTTCACCCTGCGTGACATCCAGGACTTCGGCGAGGTGCGCGAGGCGATCGAGACTCTCGTCTTCGTGTTCGCCGCGGAGCGACATGACGAGGCCGGTCTCGCGCGGCTCAGGCAGGCGTATGAGAAGGAGCGCGAGGCTGCGGCACGCGGCGACGCGGACACCGCACGCACCTCCGCGGCCGAGTTCCACAGCGTCGCCGTCGAGATCGCGGGCAACGAGATGCTCACCGAGCTCATCGGGGTCTTCCTCACTCGTCTGCGGTGGCTCTTCGGGCAGCACGACGACCTTCAAGGGATGGCGGAGGAGCACCGCCTCATCCTCGAGGCGGTCGAGGCGCGTGACCACGAGACCCTGCGACGGCTCGTGCCCGCACACCTGGCGAACGGCCAGCGCGCAGCGCAACGGCGCTTGAGCCTCGGCATCCCGGCCGGCTGA
- a CDS encoding SDR family NAD(P)-dependent oxidoreductase, translating to MKRLDLTDRTTVITGAASGMGAEVARLLARRGVRLALVDRDGDALRALTGRLDGAATAHVVDLRDDDAVFATAATIRGEHPRINALITCAGSSMLGTLQQLTMEEMRWLADVNLWGTVSITKALLPALLDEPAAHITHLASVYALAAPAGRIPYALSKFAVRGFSEALRHELEDTTVTVGAVYPAGVRTGIILHGRYAATIDPAVAARAASAQAAMYHTEPRDAAERIIRATEQRRARTMIGREARLIDLLTRAAPSGYWRVMRKPLREATDTTTPIS from the coding sequence ATGAAGCGTCTCGACCTCACCGACAGGACCACCGTCATCACGGGCGCCGCCAGCGGCATGGGCGCCGAGGTCGCGCGGCTGCTCGCACGCCGAGGGGTGCGCCTGGCCCTCGTCGACCGCGACGGCGACGCGCTTCGCGCGCTGACGGGCCGGCTCGACGGCGCGGCGACCGCCCACGTGGTCGACCTTCGCGACGACGACGCCGTCTTCGCCACGGCCGCGACGATCCGCGGCGAGCACCCCCGCATCAACGCTCTGATCACGTGCGCCGGATCGTCGATGCTCGGCACACTGCAGCAGCTGACCATGGAGGAGATGCGCTGGCTCGCCGACGTGAACCTGTGGGGCACGGTGTCGATCACCAAAGCCCTGCTGCCCGCCCTCCTCGACGAACCGGCCGCTCACATCACGCACCTCGCGAGCGTGTACGCGCTCGCGGCCCCGGCCGGGCGGATCCCCTACGCGCTCAGCAAGTTCGCCGTGCGGGGGTTCTCGGAAGCGCTGCGGCACGAGCTCGAAGACACGACCGTCACGGTGGGCGCCGTCTACCCCGCCGGCGTACGCACGGGCATCATCCTCCACGGCCGGTACGCCGCGACGATCGACCCCGCGGTGGCCGCGCGGGCGGCTTCGGCCCAGGCCGCCATGTACCACACCGAACCCCGCGATGCCGCGGAGCGCATCATCCGCGCGACCGAGCAGCGGCGCGCACGCACCATGATCGGGCGCGAGGCGCGGCTGATCGATCTGCTCACGCGCGCCGCGCCCTCGGGCTACTGGCGCGTCATGCGCAAGCCCCTCCGCGAGGCGACCGACACGACGACGCCGATCTCCTAA
- a CDS encoding asparagine synthase — protein sequence MGRTADAIAEGVAIATSAARLAVKNHILVGTIAEGGVFDSEKYIADAREALRAMAEESEQAEKTLTELRKRARGRHSDPVGTHDYRDRDVRNLRRRAKQSHGVAMRLREMMDDPEQLGVIVEEARKAAWADVRHNLDRRLKVEGMRPDQDPDYERMREARMQALRLVDLQALSSQQRARAKRLKKQEKGADKDSSKTSRGARGSAG from the coding sequence GTGGGACGAACTGCGGATGCCATCGCCGAGGGCGTCGCGATCGCGACGTCTGCCGCGCGACTCGCGGTGAAGAATCACATCCTCGTCGGGACGATCGCCGAAGGCGGGGTGTTCGACAGCGAGAAGTACATCGCCGACGCGCGAGAGGCGCTGCGGGCGATGGCCGAGGAGTCGGAGCAGGCGGAGAAGACGCTCACCGAGCTGCGCAAGCGCGCCCGTGGACGCCACTCCGATCCGGTGGGGACGCACGACTACCGTGACCGCGACGTGCGGAACCTGCGCAGGCGGGCCAAGCAGTCGCACGGCGTCGCGATGCGGCTGCGCGAGATGATGGACGACCCCGAGCAGCTCGGGGTGATCGTCGAAGAGGCACGCAAGGCCGCATGGGCCGACGTGCGGCACAACCTCGATCGCCGGCTCAAGGTCGAGGGGATGCGCCCGGATCAGGACCCCGACTATGAGCGGATGCGCGAAGCGCGCATGCAGGCCCTGCGGCTGGTCGACCTGCAGGCGCTGTCGTCGCAGCAGCGCGCCAGGGCGAAGCGGCTGAAGAAGCAGGAGAAGGGCGCCGACAAGGACTCGTCCAAGACCTCGCGGGGGGCGCGCGGATCGGCGGGCT